One Burkholderia sp. PAMC 26561 genomic window carries:
- a CDS encoding Fic family protein: MAFIGYARLIEQFSLQVRPLDAPASTSGSVNRRVDTHDRILFPRNVSVDDSPVGHLEFALRHEGVNLEVIDAAFQHISPVDLATRLKAAPTGNHIRRACYLWEWLTGGDLPTTGIAMAGGYVDLFPREAYVTAEKPVNKPKFRVRDNALGTADFCPIVRLDAVPQAPSVIELFDEARRTLETLSDPALYERAVNYLNLSETRSSFAIEREQPSSEKQERFIQLLRRAGEPVVVDEDWLVDLQNTVVRDVFSQEASYRTTQNWLEDATGKISFFPPPPEDLRRLMDGWEAFVSERGRCNDVLVKAACAAFGFVYIHPFLDGNGRLHRFLIQHVLARSVPLPGGAIVPVSAVILKDIPDYLAVLTRFSRPVTNLWRYTRGDVSPMVIESPPSRAYRFFDATREVAFLHKMIRLAVQEEIRRELAWLTGYDVAFRQIDTEFDLPQKDISALIRMIQSNQGNISANRRKQFSHLPATVLDRIQEIVRDTFFSAIGSKNEN; this comes from the coding sequence TACGCACGGCTTATCGAACAATTCTCATTGCAGGTTCGCCCCTTGGATGCGCCTGCATCGACCAGCGGCTCCGTCAATAGAAGAGTCGACACGCACGACCGGATTCTATTTCCTAGAAATGTTTCAGTCGACGACTCGCCCGTAGGCCATCTCGAATTCGCGCTGCGACATGAAGGCGTCAATCTGGAAGTTATCGATGCCGCGTTCCAGCACATCTCGCCAGTTGATCTTGCGACCCGGCTTAAAGCTGCGCCAACCGGAAATCACATTCGACGGGCATGCTACTTGTGGGAGTGGCTTACCGGCGGTGACCTACCGACCACAGGAATCGCCATGGCCGGGGGATACGTTGATCTGTTTCCAAGAGAGGCCTACGTCACCGCTGAGAAGCCAGTCAACAAGCCGAAATTCCGCGTTCGCGATAACGCCCTGGGTACGGCCGACTTTTGCCCCATCGTCCGGCTCGACGCTGTGCCCCAGGCGCCGTCGGTGATCGAACTATTCGATGAAGCCAGGCGCACTCTCGAAACCTTATCCGACCCGGCGCTTTATGAGCGCGCCGTCAACTATCTGAACTTGTCCGAAACGCGCAGCAGTTTTGCCATCGAGCGCGAGCAACCGAGCTCGGAAAAACAAGAACGGTTTATCCAGCTCTTGCGCCGCGCGGGTGAACCGGTAGTCGTTGACGAAGACTGGCTGGTCGACTTGCAAAATACCGTTGTGCGGGATGTATTTAGCCAGGAAGCGTCGTATCGGACGACACAAAACTGGCTTGAAGATGCGACCGGGAAAATCTCATTTTTTCCACCACCGCCCGAAGATTTGCGACGCCTCATGGACGGGTGGGAAGCGTTTGTCAGCGAACGAGGCCGATGCAATGACGTATTGGTGAAAGCGGCCTGCGCTGCATTTGGATTTGTATATATCCACCCGTTCCTCGATGGCAACGGCCGGCTTCATCGTTTTCTAATTCAGCATGTCCTGGCAAGGTCAGTTCCGCTTCCCGGAGGCGCCATCGTTCCGGTGTCTGCAGTCATCCTGAAGGACATCCCGGATTACCTCGCCGTGTTGACCCGGTTTTCGCGTCCTGTGACTAATCTGTGGCGCTACACGCGCGGTGATGTCAGCCCAATGGTGATCGAATCGCCGCCGAGCCGGGCTTATCGGTTTTTCGATGCAACCCGGGAAGTCGCGTTTCTGCACAAAATGATTCGACTTGCCGTCCAAGAGGAGATACGACGCGAGCTCGCATGGCTGACCGGTTACGACGTCGCCTTTCGACAAATCGATACCGAGTTCGACCTGCCTCAAAAGGATATTTCCGCTTTGATACGGATGATTCAGTCCAACCAAGGGAACATCTCGGCGAACCGGCGCAAGCAGTTCAGCCATCTGCCAGCTACGGTGCTCGACCGGATCCAGGAGATTGTGCGAGATACATTTTTTAGCGCTATTGGTAGCAAGAACGAAAACTAG